TTGGTAGCACTGCGCGTCATCGCCTTGCAGACCGGACCGGTAGGCCAGGATGCGGGTGAACCCGGCCGGCAACACCCTGCCGTTGACGTCGCTGGCGGCCAGCCCGTTGGTGAGCAGGCTGCTGATCGCCTCGTCGGTGTCACCAGCCGACAGGGTGATCGGCAGACCCGGTTCGGCCATCCTCGCCTGCCCCACGCCGGTCAGGCAGCCGGTGCGCATGGCAGCCACCGGAGTGTCGAGCACCAGGCCCTTCTCGTGCTGCACGGCCAGCGCGTATCGCGACGTCAGCACGGAGATCGCCGAGTTGTCGCCTTGCAGGAGTTCTTGCTCGTCGTTCTCGTTCCTGGCTTCCCCCAACGCTTTCAGCCCGTCGAGATCCACCACGATGGTGTTTGTCGCCGGGCAGTACGACGCCGGAGGAGATGGGCCCGCGTCGGGACATGAGCTGGGCTCGGTGCTCAACGCCGGTGGGTTGGCAGGTGCGTACACGCGCCGCAGCGACTGCATGGTCTTGTCGATCAGATCGGCGGTGATCGTGCTGTTGCCGCCCTGCGCGCCGCTGAAGAAGTCGAGGAACTTGGGTAGATCGCCCCGCCGCTTCTTGATCTCGTCGGAATCCATGGCCGCGCATTGGTCGACGTTGCCGCTGAACCCGATCTGGAACGCGCTGACCCGGTCCAGCGCCGACCCGTGTTCGCCCCCGGTGAGGGTGGCGTCGACCCGCGTCATCAGGGGATCGCGGATGTAGATCAGGCCGCCGAGGACGTGGTTGAGGCCGTCGCCGGTGCTCAACTCGAAGCGCGGCGAGTTGCCTGCGGCCACCCAGCGCAGGTACACCCCGGCGAGGCAGTCGGCTTGCTGCTCCGCAACGAGCACGGGCGTGCTCTCGTTGATCAGCCGGGCTTGTTGCTGGAC
Above is a window of Mycolicibacterium boenickei DNA encoding:
- a CDS encoding neutral zinc metallopeptidase; the encoded protein is MARLRWWLGLACCAVLLAGCGDATVLEGRATSMLFLPDRVGGLPVTDGHSGIRPGAPGPTRRAENTDGGQIDDLALLAVDDIEDFWSQNYRGGSLPGTFTPVSRLVSYNSDASPGLDICGQNTVGLTNAFYCLKSDVMAWDRGVAIPVAAQYFGQMGVVGVMAHEYGHAVQQQARLINESTPVLVAEQQADCLAGVYLRWVAAGNSPRFELSTGDGLNHVLGGLIYIRDPLMTRVDATLTGGEHGSALDRVSAFQIGFSGNVDQCAAMDSDEIKKRRGDLPKFLDFFSGAQGGNSTITADLIDKTMQSLRRVYAPANPPALSTEPSSCPDAGPSPPASYCPATNTIVVDLDGLKALGEARNENDEQELLQGDNSAISVLTSRYALAVQHEKGLVLDTPVAAMRTGCLTGVGQARMAEPGLPITLSAGDTDEAISSLLTNGLAASDVNGRVLPAGFTRILAYRSGLQGDDAQCYQRFA